In a genomic window of Magnolia sinica isolate HGM2019 chromosome 14, MsV1, whole genome shotgun sequence:
- the LOC131225087 gene encoding receptor-like protein EIX2 gives MERRGFLFSLFLLNIVIYCGRYWEVSGCLDWERKSLNTFRKALNVTSNILSSWDDEASDCCKWRGITCHNITGYVLKLDLYHLILSGRIDPALVELNHLQLLDLSYNAFNGIPIPQFLGSMKELRHLNLSDAGFSGRIPPQLGNLSKLISLQLSSTEYSLWSLNGSIPAALGGLSSLQSLDLSWNQLNGSIPAALGGLSSLQSLDLSGNQLNGSIPAALGGLSSLQSLHLSRNQLNGSIPAAVGGFSSLQSLDLSVNQLNGSIPAALGGLSSLKSLDLSWNQLNGSIPAAVGGLSSLQSLDLSWNQLNGSIPAAVGELSSLQYLDLSWNQLNGSIPAAIGGLPSLQSLDLSGNQLNGSIPAALGGLSSLQYLSLGENQLNGCIPAAVGGLSSLQSLDLSDNQLNGCIPAAVGGLYSLQSLDLSGNQLNGNIPTTLGQLSNLSWLDLSNNSLTGNVSETHFENLKNLNDLDLSFNCLVFDLHPDWVPPFQLSTISLRSSHLGLPPWIRTQRYIQELNLSNTTISGVIPTWFWDFTTQLSSLDLSNNKISGQLPNPLKMMPATYIDLSSNNFNGPIPCILHGSSSLDISNNQFSGPIPPNFTSTMNDLLVFSARGNQISGIIPSSIGKMESLLVLDLSQNNISGTIPLRLGDCVDLIALDLSKNHLSGRIPISLGLLHQLQTLHLSNNSLSGKAVSSLKSCTHLETLDLGQNNFSGHIPTWIGKSFPALRILNLRSNMFTGNIPPQLLNITSLQVLDLAQNCLSGSIPQSLRNLTAMKNEQKSEHFLVNGTGSYYKENLILSVKGLMLEYTRTISLVTCLDLSSNNLSGEIPEGLTSLLGLRVLNLSGNHLTGKIPEKIGKLALLESLDFSKNQLSGTIPPSMSSLTFLSYLNLSNNNLSGKIPSGNQLQTLSDPSIYMGNNDLCGPPLTDKCDRDDTYQSPMPVGGDVKKDDGVHEMVWFYSAMGPGFAVGFWVFCGVLVLKKAWRIAYYRFFDKMKESLLFKCRFARC, from the coding sequence ATGGAGAGAAGAGGCTTTcttttttccctctttcttttaaATATTGTAATATATTGCGGAAGATATTGGGAGGTGAGCGGTTGCTTGGATTGGGAGAGAAAATCTCTCAACACTTTTCGGAAGGCTCTCAACGTTACTTCCAATATTCTCTCTTCATGGGATGATGAAGCCTCAGACTGCTGTAAATGGAGAGGTATTACCTGCCACAACATAACTGGGTATGTTCTTAAACTCGATCTCTACCATCTCATTCTAAGTGGCAGAATTGATCCAGCTCTGGTTGAACTGAATCATCTTCAATTGTTGGACTTGAGCTACAATGCTTTTAATGGTATCCCAATTCCACAGTTTTTGGGTTCCATGAAGGAGTTGAGGCATTTGAACTTGTCAGATGCAGGGTTCAGTGGGAGAATCCCTCCTCAGCTTGGAAACCTCTCTAAACTCATTTCCTTGCAGCTTTCTTCAACCGAATACTCCTTGTGGTCGTTGAATGGGAGTATCCCTGCagctcttggaggattgtcttctTTGCAATCTTTAGATCTCTCAtggaatcagttgaatgggagTATCCCTGCAGCTCTTGGAGGACTGTCTTCCTTGCAATCTTTAGATCTCAGTGGCAATCAGTTGAATGGGAGTATCCCTGCAGCTCTTGGAGGATTATCTTCCTTGCAATCTTTACATCTCTCACggaatcagttgaatgggagTATCCCTGCAGCTGTTGGAGGATTTTCTTCCTTGCAATCTCTAGATCTCAGTGTCAATCAATTGAATGGGAGTATCCCTGCagctcttggaggattgtcttccttgAAATCTTTAGATCTCTCAtggaatcagttgaatgggagTATCCCTGCAGCTGttggaggattgtcttccttgCAATCTTTAGATCTCTCAtggaatcagttgaatgggagTATCCCTGCAGCTGTTGGAGAATTGTCTTCCTTGCAATATTTAGATCTCTCAtggaatcagttgaatgggagTATCCCTGCAGCTATTGGAGGATTGCCTTCCTTGCAATCTTTAGATCTCAGTGGCAATCAGTTGAATGGGAGTATCCCCGCagctcttggaggattgtcttcgTTGCAATATTTATCTCTTGGGGAGAATCAGTTGAATGGGTGCATCCCTGCAGCTGttggaggattgtcttccttgCAATCTTTAGATCTCAGTGACAATCAGTTGAATGGGTGTATCCCTGCAGCTGTTGGAGGTTTGTATTCCTTGCAATCTCTAGATCTCAGTGGCAATCAGTTGAATGGGAATATCCCAACAACTTTAGGACAACTTTCTAACTTGTCTTGGCTTGACCTCTCTAACAACTCCTTGACAGGAAACGTATCTGAAACTCATTTTGAAAACCTCAAAAACTTGAACGATTTAGATTTGTCTTTTAATTGTTTGGTTTTTGATCTACACCCTGATTGGGTCCCTCCATTTCAGCTTTCTACAATTTCACTAAGATCATCTCATTTAGGTCTTCCTCCCTGGATACGAACACAACGATACATACAGGAGTTGAATCTCTCTAACACAACCATCTCTGGCGTCATCCCCACCTGGTTTTGGGATTTTACAACCCAACTTTCTTCACTGGACCTTTCAAATAACAAGATTTCTGGCCAATTGCCCAACCCACTAAAAATGATGCCTGCTACCTACATTGATTTGAGCTCGAATAATTTCAATGGTCCCATACCTTGCATATTGCATGGATCTAGTTCACTTGATATCTCCAACAATCAATTTTCTGGGCCAATCCCACCCAATTTTACATCCACAATGAATGATTTACTTGTCTTTTCTGCCAGAGGTAACCAAATTAGTGGCATAATTCCTTCATCCATAGGCAAAATGGAGTCTCTTCTTGTCCTTGATCTTTCCCAAAACAATATAAGTGGCACCATCCCATTAAGATTGGGTGATTGTGTAGACCTCATAGCACTTGATTTGAGCAAGAACCATTTATCAGGAAGAATTCCCATATCTTTGGGTCTGTTACATCAACTTCAAACATTGCACTTGAGCAACAATAGCCTATCTGGAAAAGCCGTTTCATCTTTGAAGAGTTGTACTCATTTGGAGACTCTTGACCTTGGACAAAACAATTTCTCAGGTCATATTCCCACTTGGATTGGCAAAAGCTTTCCAGCTTTAAGAATTCTGAATTTACGATCCAATATGTTTACTGGCAACATCCCGCCTCAATTGCTAAACATAACTTCTCTTCAGGTCCTTGATTTGGCACAAAATTGCTTATCAGGTTCAATTCCTCAAAGTCTTCGAAATCTCACCGCCATGAAAAATGAGCAAAAGTCAGAACACTTTCTTGTGAATGGAACAGGATCTTATTACAAGGAAAACTTGATTCTGTCAGTGAAGGGGCTAATGCTTGAATACACTAGAACAATTTCACTGGTTACATGCTTGGACCTTTCAAGTAATAACTTATCTGGAGAGATCCCTGAAGGACTCACAAGTCTTTTGGGATTGCGTGTCTTAAACTTATCCGGAAATCATTTGACCGGAAAGATCCCCGAAAAAATTGGTAAATTGGCACTGCTAGAGTCTCTTGAtttctccaaaaatcagctttcaGGCACAATTCCTCCGAGTATGTCAAGTTTAACTTTTCTCAGTTACTTGAACTTGTCGAATAACAACTTGTCGGGAAAAATTCCATCAGGAAATCAGCTACAGACACTTTCAGATCCTTCTATTTATATGGGGAATAATGATCTCTGTGGACCTCCTCTTACAGATAAGTGTGACCGTGATGATACTTATCAAAGTCCAATGCCTGTTGGTGGTGATgtaaaaaaagatgatggagtgCATGAAATGGTTTGGTTTTACTCTGCCATGGGACCAGGATTTGCTGTGGGGTTTTGGGTCTTCTGTGGTGTTTTAGTGCTCAAGAAAGCTTGGAGGATTGCCTATTACCGTTTCTTTGATAAGATGAAAGAGAGCCTTTTGTTCAAGTGCCGCTTTGCAAGATGTTAG